From the genome of Malus domestica chromosome 04, GDT2T_hap1, one region includes:
- the LOC103419499 gene encoding pathogenesis-related protein PR-4B-like — protein sequence MGKLTIRPSASCTVVLLLVCVIMMGRASAQSASNVRSTYHIYNPEKIGWSLSAAGAYCATWDANKPLEWRRKFGWTAFCGPVGPRGQASCGKCLRVTNVRTGAQAKVRIVDQCSNGGLDLDEGVFKRLDTDGKGYAQGHLMVNYQSIVDLTMNLNVGTGHAILESDYDI from the exons ATGGGGAAGTTAACAATTAGGCCATCTGCATCATGCACGGTGGTGCTGCTGTTGGTTTGTGTTATTATGATGGGCCGTGCCAGCGCCCAAAGTGCGAGTAACGTTAGATCGACGTACCATATCTACAATCCAGAGAAGATAGGATGGAGCTTGAGCGCAGCAGGTGCTTATTGCGCCACTTGGGATGCTAATAAGCCTTTGGAATGGCGTCGGAAGTTTGGATGGACTGCTTTTTGCGGCCCCGTCGGGCCTCGGGGCCAAGCATCTTGTGGCAAGTGCTTAAGG GTGACAAACGTGAGGACAGGAGCTCAGGCAAAGGTGAGAATTGTTGATCAGTGCAGTAATGGAGGCCTAGATTTGGACGAGGGTGTGTTTAAACGACTCGACACTGATGGGAAAGGCTATGCCCAAGGCCACCTTATGGTGAACTACCA ATCTATTGTGGACTTGACTATGAATTTGAATGTGGGCACTGGGCATGCGATATTGGAGTCCGATTATGACATTTAG
- the LOC103434169 gene encoding pathogenesis-related protein PR-4, translated as MAGKITASSVLFVSIMICGLVGSALGQSATNVRATYHLYNPQQNNYDLRAVSAYCATWDADKSLEWRSKYGWTAFCGPAGPTGQAACGRCLLVTNTRTGAQATVRIVDQCSNGGLDLDVNVFNQIDTDGNGYQQGHLIVNYDFVDCGD; from the exons ATGGCCGGGAAGATCACAGCAAGCTCTGTGTTGTTTGTTTCGATCATGATCTGTGGTTTGGTCGGCAGTGCATTGGGACAAAGTGCGACGAATGTGAGAGCCACATACCACCTCTACAATCCACAGCAAAACAATTACGACTTGCGGGCAGTAAGTGCCTACTGCGCAACATGGGATGCCGATAAATCCCTCGAATGGCGCAGCAAATATGGATGGACTGCCTTTTGCGGACCTGCTGGCCCTACTGGGCAAGCCGCATGCGGAAGGTGCCTCTTG GTGACAAACACTCGGACTGGAGCTCAAGCAACGGTGAGAATTGTTGATCAGTGCAGCAACGGAGGATTGGACTTGGACGTGAATGTTTTTAACCAAATTGACACCGACGGCAATGGTTACCAACAAGGCCACCTTATCGTCAACTACGACTTTGTCGACTGCGGCGACTAA
- the LOC139195104 gene encoding E3 ubiquitin protein ligase DRIP2-like, whose protein sequence is MATGGGSQVVKVKREAIEACLKCGLCNKESEEATTISLCLHTFCRKCIFQKLSEEEYDQCPVCDTHLGNLPVTTLRPDFNLQHIIATIFPAKENTVNAPEVNMDSKANDPDVPPSSLPVKGKESSSGGCSFSAEDPAKKDDSTEEYSNKL, encoded by the exons ATGGCGACTGGTGGTGGTAGTCAGGTGGTGAAAGTGAAGAGGGAGGCAATCGAGGCATGTTTGAAGTGCGGTCTTTGTAATAAGGAGTCGGAGGAGGCTACAACCATTTCACTTTGCCTCCATACGT TTTGCAGGAAGTGTATCTTCCAAAAACTGTCGGAGGAGGAGTATGACCAATGTCCCGTTTGCGATACTCATCTCGGCAATTTGCCTGTGACAACACTCAG GCCAGACTTTAATTTGCAACACATTATAGCCACGATATTTCCTGCTAAAGAAAATACAGTCAATGCACCAGAAGTTAATATGGACTCTAAAGCTAACGATCCTGATGTTCCACCTTCTTCATTGCCCGTGAAAGGGAAGGAGAGTTCGTCAGGAGGATGTAGTTTTTCTGCTGAAGACCCTGCCAAAAAAGATGATTCTACAGAAGAGTATTCAAATAAACTCTAG